In Flavobacterium lacustre, a genomic segment contains:
- a CDS encoding ABC transporter ATP-binding protein yields the protein MIQVNQLSKKYNGTTVLNIATLEIPKGQSFGLVGNNGAGKTTFFSLLLDLIQPSTGNIINNEVQVNSSEDWKPFTASFLDESFLIGYLTPEEYFYFIGDLRGQNKADIDALLAKHEEFFNGEILKNKKYLRDLSKGNQKKVGIIATLIGNPEVVILDEPFANLDPTTVNRLKKIIKELAENPAVTVLVSSHDLQHTVEVCNRIVALNKGEVVKDIQTSEETLQELEAFFAV from the coding sequence ATGATACAAGTAAATCAACTTTCAAAAAAATACAACGGAACAACCGTTTTAAACATAGCAACACTTGAAATTCCGAAAGGACAAAGTTTTGGATTAGTAGGGAATAACGGGGCAGGGAAAACTACTTTTTTCAGTTTATTATTGGATTTAATCCAGCCTTCAACAGGTAATATCATCAATAACGAAGTTCAGGTAAATAGCAGCGAAGATTGGAAACCATTTACGGCTTCGTTCCTGGACGAAAGCTTTTTGATAGGCTATTTAACACCCGAAGAATATTTTTATTTCATTGGTGATTTACGAGGACAAAACAAAGCCGATATAGATGCTTTATTAGCAAAACATGAAGAGTTTTTTAATGGAGAAATCCTTAAAAACAAAAAATATTTGCGCGATTTATCTAAAGGAAATCAGAAGAAAGTGGGCATTATTGCTACATTAATCGGTAATCCCGAAGTGGTTATTCTGGACGAACCTTTTGCTAATTTAGATCCAACAACGGTAAACCGACTCAAAAAAATCATTAAAGAATTAGCTGAAAATCCAGCGGTTACAGTCTTGGTTTCCAGTCATGATTTGCAACATACAGTTGAGGTTTGTAACCGAATTGTAGCTTTAAATAAAGGAGAAGTGGTCAAAGACATTCAAACATCAGAAGAGACGCTGCAAGAGCTGGAAGCGTTTTTTGCGGTTTAA
- a CDS encoding tetratricopeptide repeat protein, producing MKTNTFKYTFTLLFLFFLIACSTRKDTFLARNSHALSTKYNILYNGQIGLDKGVATVKATTVDNFWKRLPIERMQINDDFTAEGKPKNTDFELAETKATKAIQKHSMNIGGSEKNTQIDEAYLLLGKARYYDQRFVPALDAFNYILYKYPNSSNIYTAKIWREKTNMRLGNDALVIKNINKLLKDNTLKHAVFADANALLAESFLNLEEKDSAVAKLKIAEQFTKVNAEKARYRFVLGQLYQELGKKDSAGYCYQSVIDMNRKAERKYVIQAYAKKAQLFDYETGDKAAFVETYNKLIKDRENRPFLDVLFHEMGVFYDKNEDQKLAFQFYNASLKKASKDPYLVASNYRNIGNRYFKNTDYLLASKYYDSTLVKLDVKTREYIHIQKTRKNLDEVIQYEAIAKRNDSILNLVALSEQERIIYFENYIDTLKKADETKRIFQEKQKEALANIERNTNPNSMELDDNQAPMGPGIPPMAPPSMNSNPVKETASVFYFYNPTTVAFGKLEFKKNWGDKALKGNWRLPENSGAGIVSDTIKRDIATAEEKLGADQIIEKYTTAYYLKQLPTVQTEIDSIAKERNFVYYQLGIIYKEKFKEYQLASTKLELLLKRNPDEKLVLPSMYNLYKIYQITDANKAEEMRKNISTQFPNSRYAQIINNAAQNGISINEAPETVYNKWYKLYEEEQFKTVLEKSDELINQFSGDEIVSKFELLKANTIGKLQGLNAYKNALQEVVNNYPNSEEGKNAQGILNTQIPFLEQMNFTTTDTKNWKIIYKVGARDDKNTKTLEEKIKKFIAEENLYKLSYSYDIYTDQQNLLVIHGIKSEVYAKDIVQVLKENKNFKITEPAIVVSSENYKVIQIKKNLDAYLASKNQ from the coding sequence TTGAAAACCAATACTTTTAAATATACATTTACGCTATTATTTTTATTTTTTCTGATAGCTTGTTCTACCAGAAAAGATACTTTTTTGGCCAGAAATTCACATGCTTTAAGTACAAAATACAACATCCTTTACAACGGACAAATTGGTTTAGATAAAGGAGTTGCAACTGTAAAAGCGACTACGGTTGATAATTTCTGGAAGCGTTTGCCTATCGAAAGAATGCAAATCAATGATGATTTTACCGCCGAAGGAAAACCTAAAAACACCGATTTTGAATTGGCCGAAACCAAAGCTACAAAAGCCATTCAGAAGCACTCGATGAACATTGGCGGAAGCGAAAAAAATACCCAGATAGATGAGGCGTATTTACTCTTGGGGAAAGCCCGTTATTATGACCAAAGATTTGTTCCGGCATTAGATGCATTCAATTATATTTTATACAAATATCCCAATAGCAGTAACATTTATACGGCTAAAATTTGGCGTGAAAAAACCAATATGCGTTTGGGAAATGATGCTTTGGTGATCAAAAACATCAATAAATTATTGAAAGACAATACCCTTAAGCATGCTGTTTTTGCTGATGCGAATGCGCTTTTGGCCGAATCGTTTTTAAATTTGGAAGAAAAAGACAGCGCTGTTGCAAAATTGAAAATCGCTGAGCAGTTCACCAAAGTAAATGCGGAAAAAGCCAGATATCGATTTGTTTTAGGACAGCTCTATCAAGAATTAGGCAAAAAAGACAGCGCAGGATATTGCTACCAGTCGGTTATTGATATGAACCGAAAAGCAGAAAGAAAATATGTTATTCAGGCTTACGCCAAAAAAGCACAGTTGTTTGATTATGAAACCGGAGATAAGGCAGCTTTTGTAGAAACGTATAATAAGTTAATCAAAGACCGCGAAAACCGACCTTTTTTGGATGTTCTTTTTCATGAAATGGGTGTTTTTTATGATAAAAATGAAGACCAAAAATTAGCTTTTCAATTTTATAATGCGTCGTTGAAAAAAGCATCAAAAGATCCGTATTTGGTTGCCTCTAATTATAGAAATATAGGAAACAGGTATTTTAAAAACACGGATTATCTATTGGCTTCAAAGTATTATGACAGTACTTTGGTGAAATTAGATGTGAAAACAAGAGAGTACATTCACATTCAAAAAACACGAAAAAATTTAGATGAAGTCATTCAATATGAAGCAATCGCGAAACGCAATGACAGTATTTTGAATTTGGTTGCTTTGTCTGAACAAGAGCGAATTATTTATTTTGAGAACTACATCGATACTCTAAAAAAAGCAGACGAAACCAAAAGAATTTTTCAAGAAAAACAAAAAGAAGCGCTTGCCAATATAGAAAGAAACACCAATCCTAATTCGATGGAGCTGGATGACAATCAAGCGCCAATGGGGCCGGGTATTCCGCCAATGGCTCCGCCTTCAATGAACAGCAATCCTGTAAAAGAGACTGCAAGTGTTTTCTATTTTTATAATCCTACAACAGTAGCTTTTGGAAAATTAGAATTCAAAAAAAATTGGGGTGATAAGGCATTGAAAGGAAACTGGAGATTACCTGAAAATTCAGGTGCCGGTATTGTTTCGGACACTATAAAAAGGGATATCGCAACCGCTGAAGAGAAATTAGGTGCGGATCAAATCATCGAAAAATACACTACAGCGTATTATTTAAAGCAACTTCCTACAGTGCAAACCGAAATAGACAGTATTGCCAAAGAACGCAATTTTGTTTACTATCAGCTTGGTATTATTTATAAAGAAAAATTCAAGGAATACCAATTGGCGAGTACTAAACTGGAATTGTTGTTAAAACGAAATCCGGATGAAAAACTGGTTCTTCCGTCAATGTATAATTTGTATAAAATATATCAGATTACCGATGCCAATAAAGCGGAGGAAATGAGAAAAAATATTTCGACTCAATTTCCAAATTCGCGTTATGCACAAATTATAAATAACGCTGCACAAAACGGAATTTCTATAAATGAAGCTCCGGAAACCGTTTATAATAAATGGTATAAATTGTACGAAGAAGAGCAGTTCAAGACTGTTTTAGAAAAATCGGATGAGTTGATTAATCAGTTTTCCGGGGACGAGATAGTATCAAAATTCGAATTGCTGAAAGCCAATACAATAGGAAAATTACAAGGATTGAATGCCTATAAAAATGCTTTACAGGAAGTGGTCAATAATTATCCGAATAGTGAAGAGGGTAAAAATGCACAAGGAATTTTGAACACGCAAATTCCGTTTTTAGAACAAATGAATTTCACCACCACAGACACAAAGAATTGGAAAATCATTTATAAAGTGGGTGCCAGAGACGATAAAAACACGAAGACATTAGAAGAAAAAATAAAGAAATTCATTGCCGAAGAAAACTTGTATAAGTTATCCTATTCCTATGATATTTATACGGATCAACAAAATTTGTTGGTAATTCACGGGATAAAATCAGAGGTTTATGCCAAGGATATTGTGCAGGTATTGAAAGAGAATAAAAATTTCAAAATTACGGAGCCGGCCATTGTAGTTTCTAGTGAAAATTACAAAGTTATTCAAATCAAGAAAAATCTGGACGCTTATTTAGCATCAAAAAATCAATAA
- a CDS encoding bactofilin family protein codes for MFDKKKPKSYTDLLGKTNRIVEGTLIKGDINSQADFRLDGELIGNFQSNGKIVIGPAGSVVGDIICKNADIEGKFNGKIQVTEILNVKSKASIYGEVTVGRLSVEPGADFSASCIMKTNVKNLMPSDGGQQAQQKTV; via the coding sequence ATGTTTGATAAAAAAAAGCCAAAATCATATACCGATCTTTTAGGTAAAACGAATAGAATTGTTGAAGGAACTCTCATAAAAGGAGACATTAATTCGCAAGCGGATTTTAGATTGGACGGAGAATTAATAGGGAATTTTCAATCGAACGGGAAAATTGTTATTGGTCCTGCCGGAAGTGTTGTGGGAGATATCATTTGCAAAAATGCAGATATTGAAGGAAAGTTTAACGGTAAGATTCAAGTTACCGAAATCCTGAATGTAAAATCGAAAGCAAGTATTTACGGGGAAGTTACTGTGGGCAGATTATCTGTAGAACCCGGAGCAGATTTTAGTGCTTCTTGCATTATGAAGACCAACGTAAAAAATCTAATGCCAAGCGATGGAGGACAACAAGCCCAACAAAAAACAGTTTAA
- a CDS encoding AtpZ/AtpI family protein yields the protein MEDNKPNKKQFNKWLALINIPIQMGAIIFLFSYFGNWLDDNYASPKVYYNKILIMVGVALALYNVIRQVNEINKSQ from the coding sequence ATGGAGGACAACAAGCCCAACAAAAAACAGTTTAATAAATGGCTCGCCCTGATTAATATTCCGATCCAAATGGGGGCAATCATTTTTCTATTTTCCTATTTTGGAAATTGGCTGGACGATAATTATGCAAGTCCAAAAGTCTATTATAATAAAATCCTGATTATGGTTGGAGTTGCATTGGCCTTGTACAATGTAATCAGACAAGTAAACGAAATCAATAAATCACAATAA
- the atpB gene encoding F0F1 ATP synthase subunit A, whose amino-acid sequence MVISNKPLRFIIATLVACLPLISFANPVEDTTKVKTEVAHEAAAEEAHAEPTDVKSKIKAFINHHLLDAHDFTLSVNEETGEHYGFSLPIILWDNGLQVFSSAKFHHGEEVAESNGNFYVLHHEKIYKTEADGALTEEHGHPTNVTPLDLSITKSVVGIIGIAILMFILFTGLAKSYAKNNGIASGAGRFFEPLVLYVRDEIAIPNIGEKNYKKYMSYLLTIFFFIFFLNILGLTPLGFNVTGNIAITASLALLTYLITTFSANKNYWGHIFWMPGVPTPMKFILAPIELLGTVIKPFSLMIRLYANILAGHVVLMSIIGLMFIFKSWIGSTLSFGLAFALSILEILVAFLQAYIFTMLSALYFGAGNEEHHHDEAHH is encoded by the coding sequence ATGGTGATTTCAAACAAACCACTTAGATTTATAATAGCGACTTTAGTAGCGTGTCTTCCATTAATTAGTTTTGCAAATCCAGTTGAGGATACGACAAAAGTGAAAACAGAAGTTGCTCACGAAGCAGCTGCAGAAGAGGCCCACGCTGAACCAACAGATGTGAAATCTAAAATCAAAGCGTTTATTAATCATCACCTTTTGGATGCTCATGATTTTACATTATCTGTAAATGAAGAAACAGGTGAGCATTATGGTTTCTCTCTTCCTATTATTCTTTGGGATAATGGTTTGCAAGTATTTTCTTCTGCAAAATTCCACCACGGAGAAGAAGTTGCAGAAAGCAATGGTAATTTCTACGTTTTACACCACGAAAAAATATACAAAACAGAGGCAGACGGTGCTTTGACTGAAGAGCATGGTCATCCTACAAATGTTACTCCATTAGATTTATCTATTACAAAAAGTGTCGTTGGTATTATAGGTATCGCTATATTAATGTTTATCTTGTTTACAGGTTTGGCAAAATCATATGCTAAAAATAACGGAATTGCTTCTGGAGCAGGACGTTTCTTTGAGCCTTTGGTATTGTATGTAAGAGACGAAATTGCTATACCAAATATTGGTGAAAAGAATTATAAAAAATACATGAGCTACTTGCTTACTATATTTTTCTTTATTTTCTTTTTGAATATATTAGGATTAACTCCACTAGGATTTAATGTAACCGGAAATATTGCCATTACAGCATCACTAGCGTTATTGACATATTTAATCACTACTTTTTCTGCAAATAAAAATTATTGGGGACACATTTTCTGGATGCCGGGTGTGCCAACTCCAATGAAATTTATCTTAGCTCCAATTGAATTATTGGGAACTGTCATTAAACCTTTTTCATTGATGATACGTTTGTATGCTAACATCTTGGCAGGACACGTAGTTTTGATGAGCATCATTGGTTTGATGTTTATCTTTAAAAGCTGGATTGGAAGTACATTGTCATTTGGATTGGCGTTTGCGCTTTCTATCCTTGAAATATTAGTAGCGTTTTTACAAGCGTATATTTTCACGATGTTATCTGCCCTTTATTTTGGAGCCGGTAATGAAGAGCATCATCACGACGAAGCTCACCATTAA
- the atpE gene encoding ATP synthase F0 subunit C, giving the protein MQIPTIVGAGLIVIGAGLGIGRIGGSAMDAIARQPEASGKIQTAMLIAAALIEGIGFAALFAA; this is encoded by the coding sequence ATGCAAATTCCAACTATTGTAGGAGCAGGATTAATTGTAATCGGAGCAGGTTTAGGTATTGGTAGAATTGGTGGTTCAGCAATGGACGCTATCGCTCGTCAACCAGAAGCTTCTGGAAAAATCCAAACAGCTATGCTTATTGCAGCTGCACTTATTGAAGGTATTGGTTTCGCTGCGTTATTCGCTGCTTAA
- a CDS encoding F0F1 ATP synthase subunit B, translating into MDKLINDFSFGLFIWQVLIFVGLMFLLKKFAWKPILDAVNDREEGIKNALESAENARKEMQNLQADNQRILQEARLERDNMLKDAREMKEKMVADAKNEAQVQGQKMIEQAKAAIESEKNAAMAELKLQVSTLSLSIAEKVLRDELSNKEAQTKLVEKMLDDVKLN; encoded by the coding sequence ATGGATAAGTTAATAAATGATTTTTCGTTTGGTTTGTTTATTTGGCAAGTATTAATATTTGTTGGATTAATGTTCTTATTAAAAAAATTCGCTTGGAAACCCATTCTTGATGCCGTTAATGACAGAGAAGAAGGGATTAAAAATGCATTAGAATCTGCTGAAAATGCTAGAAAAGAAATGCAAAATTTACAAGCTGACAACCAACGTATTTTACAAGAAGCAAGATTAGAGCGTGACAACATGCTTAAAGATGCTCGTGAAATGAAAGAGAAAATGGTTGCTGATGCTAAGAATGAAGCGCAAGTTCAAGGTCAAAAAATGATCGAGCAAGCAAAAGCAGCAATCGAAAGCGAAAAAAATGCCGCTATGGCCGAATTGAAATTACAAGTTTCAACGTTGTCATTGAGTATTGCAGAAAAAGTATTGAGAGACGAATTATCTAACAAAGAAGCTCAAACTAAATTAGTTGAGAAAATGTTAGATGACGTAAAACTGAACTAA
- the atpH gene encoding ATP synthase F1 subunit delta: MASTRAAIRYAKAILDLSNSKGVAEVVNNDMKLIASTINGNLELSTFIQNPTTKVEVKEKALLEVFAGINAVTQGLFHLLFENKRFEILEAIALEYSKLSDIMNGVEVAKVTTAIQMDAALEAKVLAKIATLSDKKITIENTVDASIIGGFILRIGDKQYNASVANRLQALKRELSN, encoded by the coding sequence ATGGCAAGTACAAGAGCAGCAATTCGTTATGCAAAAGCAATTTTAGACTTATCAAACTCGAAAGGGGTTGCTGAGGTTGTGAATAACGACATGAAATTGATTGCTTCAACAATCAATGGGAATTTAGAATTAAGTACTTTTATTCAAAATCCAACTACCAAAGTTGAGGTAAAAGAAAAAGCACTTTTAGAAGTTTTTGCAGGAATAAATGCTGTAACTCAAGGGTTGTTTCATTTGTTGTTTGAAAACAAAAGATTCGAAATCCTAGAAGCAATTGCATTAGAATACAGTAAATTATCTGACATTATGAATGGTGTTGAAGTAGCAAAAGTTACTACTGCAATTCAAATGGATGCAGCATTAGAAGCTAAAGTTTTAGCTAAAATTGCTACGCTTTCAGATAAAAAAATTACAATAGAAAATACAGTAGACGCTTCAATTATTGGAGGGTTTATTTTAAGAATAGGCGATAAGCAATACAATGCTTCAGTAGCCAACAGATTACAAGCATTAAAAAGAGAGTTAAGTAATTAG
- the atpA gene encoding F0F1 ATP synthase subunit alpha: MAEIKPAEISAILRKQVEGFESGATLEEVGTVLNVGDGIARVYGLSNVQYGELVEFDNGLEAIVLNLEEDNVGVVLLGSSVGIKEGSTAKRTQRIASLKVGEEMVGRVVNTLGFPIDGKGPIGGELFEMPLERKAPGVIFRQPVTEPLQTGVKAVDAMIPVGRGQRELVIGDRQTGKSTVCIDTILNQKEFYDAGKPVYCIYVAIGQKASTVAGIAKMLEEKGAMAYTIIVAANASDPSPMQVYAPFAGAAIGEYFRDSGRPALIVYDDLSKQAVAYREVSLLLRRPPGREAYPGDVFYLHSRLLERACKVIADDGIAKNMNDLPDSIKGIVKGGGSLTALPIIETQAGDVSAYIPTNVISITDGQIFLDGDLFNSGVRPAINVGISVSRVGGNAQIKSMKKVAGTLKLDQAQFRELEAFAKFGSDLDAVTLNVIEKGKRNVEILKQGLNDPYTVEDQVAIIYAGSKNLLRNVPVNKVKEFEKDFLEFLNNKHRATLDALKAGKLTDEITDVIETVAKEVSAKYN, from the coding sequence ATGGCGGAAATCAAACCTGCTGAAATTTCAGCAATATTAAGAAAGCAAGTAGAAGGTTTTGAATCTGGTGCTACACTAGAAGAAGTAGGAACAGTACTTAATGTTGGAGATGGTATTGCTCGTGTTTACGGGCTTTCTAATGTTCAATACGGGGAATTAGTAGAATTCGATAATGGTCTTGAGGCTATTGTATTGAATCTTGAAGAAGATAATGTTGGTGTGGTACTTTTAGGATCATCAGTAGGTATCAAAGAAGGTTCAACTGCTAAAAGAACACAACGTATTGCTTCTCTTAAAGTAGGAGAAGAAATGGTAGGACGTGTAGTAAACACCCTTGGTTTTCCAATTGATGGAAAAGGACCAATCGGTGGTGAATTATTCGAAATGCCTTTAGAAAGAAAAGCTCCTGGAGTTATCTTCCGTCAACCAGTTACTGAGCCATTACAAACAGGAGTAAAAGCAGTAGATGCTATGATCCCAGTTGGTCGTGGACAACGTGAGTTGGTTATTGGTGACCGTCAAACAGGTAAATCAACCGTTTGTATTGACACTATCTTAAATCAAAAAGAATTTTACGATGCTGGTAAACCAGTATATTGTATTTATGTTGCAATCGGGCAAAAAGCTTCGACTGTAGCTGGAATTGCAAAAATGTTAGAAGAAAAAGGAGCAATGGCTTATACCATTATTGTTGCTGCTAATGCTTCTGATCCATCTCCAATGCAAGTATACGCTCCTTTTGCAGGTGCTGCAATTGGAGAATATTTCAGAGATTCAGGTCGTCCTGCTTTGATTGTTTATGATGATTTATCTAAACAAGCGGTTGCGTATCGTGAGGTTTCTCTTTTATTAAGAAGACCACCGGGACGTGAGGCTTATCCTGGAGACGTTTTTTACTTACACAGTCGTTTATTAGAGCGTGCTTGTAAAGTAATTGCTGATGATGGAATTGCTAAAAACATGAATGATTTACCAGATTCTATCAAAGGAATCGTAAAAGGTGGTGGTTCATTAACAGCTTTACCAATTATCGAAACTCAAGCTGGTGACGTTTCTGCATATATACCAACAAACGTAATCTCGATTACAGATGGTCAAATTTTCTTAGATGGGGATTTGTTCAACTCTGGAGTACGTCCTGCAATTAACGTAGGTATTTCTGTATCTCGTGTGGGTGGTAATGCACAAATTAAATCAATGAAAAAAGTAGCAGGTACTTTGAAACTAGATCAAGCTCAATTCCGTGAATTGGAAGCGTTTGCTAAATTTGGTTCTGATCTTGATGCTGTTACATTAAACGTAATTGAAAAAGGAAAAAGAAACGTTGAAATCTTGAAACAAGGTTTGAACGACCCTTATACAGTTGAAGACCAAGTTGCAATTATCTATGCTGGTTCAAAAAACTTGTTGAGAAATGTTCCTGTGAATAAAGTAAAAGAATTTGAGAAAGATTTCTTAGAATTCTTGAACAACAAACACAGAGCAACTCTTGATGCTTTGAAAGCAGGAAAATTAACAGACGAAATTACAGATGTAATCGAGACTGTAGCAAAAGAAGTTTCAGCAAAATATAACTAA
- the atpG gene encoding ATP synthase F1 subunit gamma: MANLKEIRNRITSISSTMQITSAMKMVSAAKLKKAQDAITAMRPYAEKLTELLQNLSATLDGDVGGDFTTQREVKKVLIVAITSNRGLCGAFNTNVIKEAKTRSEYYVGKQVDIFAIGKKGNDILSKSLTVVDNQSAIFDHLTFDNVAVIAETLTQKFITGEYDKIELVYNQFKNAATQIVQTEQFLPLAPIKSDKPASTGDYIFEPSKEEIVLTLIPKSLKTQLYKGIRDSFASEHGARMTAMHKATDNATEMRDQLKLTYNKARQAAITNEILEIVGGAEALNG; encoded by the coding sequence ATGGCAAATTTAAAGGAAATCCGTAATAGAATTACTTCCATTTCATCAACGATGCAAATCACATCGGCAATGAAAATGGTTTCTGCAGCTAAGCTAAAGAAAGCACAAGATGCGATCACAGCGATGCGACCTTATGCCGAAAAATTAACGGAATTATTACAAAACCTTTCTGCAACACTTGATGGTGATGTAGGTGGAGATTTTACGACACAACGTGAAGTAAAAAAAGTTTTAATTGTAGCCATAACTTCAAACAGAGGTTTATGTGGTGCATTTAATACCAATGTAATTAAGGAAGCTAAAACCCGTTCTGAATATTATGTTGGAAAACAAGTAGATATTTTTGCCATTGGTAAAAAAGGAAACGATATTCTCAGCAAAAGTCTTACTGTAGTTGATAATCAAAGTGCTATTTTTGATCATTTAACTTTTGATAATGTGGCTGTAATTGCAGAAACATTGACTCAAAAATTTATTACCGGCGAATACGATAAAATAGAATTGGTTTACAATCAATTTAAAAATGCTGCAACTCAAATTGTACAAACAGAACAATTTTTGCCATTAGCACCTATTAAATCTGACAAACCAGCTTCAACAGGAGATTATATTTTTGAACCTTCTAAAGAAGAAATTGTATTGACTTTGATTCCAAAATCATTGAAAACACAATTATACAAAGGAATTAGAGACTCATTTGCTTCAGAACACGGTGCTCGTATGACAGCAATGCATAAAGCAACGGACAATGCAACTGAAATGAGAGATCAATTGAAATTAACGTATAATAAAGCACGTCAAGCTGCTATTACTAATGAAATCCTTGAGATTGTTGGTGGAGCAGAAGCTTTGAACGGATAG
- a CDS encoding AraC family transcriptional regulator, with amino-acid sequence MSSSNWDKRIQKYLFFYRDGFFELPYFSDSPRAMINSLKNTPESTHKPSEQAITSNNPFCEGVVRYREIEEGLWLLATNIDIKENIVAKALYQETGANNHYVLSFSVFEYVFSSNIDFTDKPIVKSTCWTFYKPKTQVSTYFYKGTTGRFCNFIFTKQWVENNAGFQKLPKENGIQQFMKSGIGFMNWLDVVPNSHEIFKEIWKILEIDQQQPFEIINLKEQTVNLISNFFTAVFNEKRLQKYVPLNNKDYPNIAKAEKTILQNLASPFIGIEKIANEVNLSPTKLKSNFKSVFGLSLLQYHKEKNMLLAMQLMQNSSMQIKNIATAIGYDSSSKFTVSFKKRFGILPSEIRNK; translated from the coding sequence ATGTCTTCAAGTAATTGGGATAAACGTATTCAAAAATATCTATTCTTTTACCGTGATGGTTTTTTTGAATTACCTTATTTCTCAGATTCGCCACGAGCGATGATTAATAGTTTAAAAAACACTCCAGAATCCACTCATAAGCCATCAGAACAGGCAATTACTTCAAATAATCCTTTTTGTGAAGGAGTCGTCAGGTATAGGGAAATTGAAGAAGGGTTGTGGCTGTTGGCAACAAATATTGATATAAAAGAAAATATTGTAGCTAAAGCATTGTATCAGGAAACCGGAGCTAATAATCATTACGTTTTGTCTTTTTCTGTCTTTGAATATGTATTTTCTTCTAATATTGATTTTACAGATAAACCAATTGTTAAAAGTACTTGTTGGACTTTTTATAAACCCAAAACACAAGTTTCTACTTATTTTTACAAAGGAACTACCGGAAGATTCTGTAACTTTATTTTCACAAAACAATGGGTCGAAAATAATGCTGGTTTTCAAAAATTACCTAAAGAAAATGGTATTCAACAATTTATGAAATCCGGAATAGGCTTCATGAATTGGTTAGATGTAGTTCCAAATTCTCATGAAATATTTAAAGAGATTTGGAAAATTTTAGAAATAGATCAGCAACAACCTTTTGAGATAATAAATTTAAAGGAACAAACAGTAAATCTAATATCTAATTTTTTTACTGCCGTGTTTAACGAAAAACGATTACAAAAATATGTACCGTTAAACAATAAAGATTATCCAAACATTGCCAAAGCTGAGAAAACGATATTGCAAAATCTAGCTTCTCCTTTCATTGGTATAGAAAAAATAGCAAACGAGGTAAATCTCTCGCCTACCAAACTCAAATCGAATTTTAAATCTGTTTTTGGATTGTCATTATTGCAATACCACAAAGAGAAAAACATGTTGTTAGCCATGCAACTCATGCAGAACTCTTCGATGCAAATCAAAAATATTGCGACTGCTATTGGCTACGATAGTTCAAGTAAGTTTACCGTTTCTTTCAAAAAACGCTTTGGTATTCTTCCTTCTGAAATTCGGAATAAATAA
- a CDS encoding DUF547 domain-containing protein, whose protein sequence is MENYQITLSETILSKAQSGEDTSALRRELYYIRRSTLYKKLYTDELKKMFWVNLFNAYVIIISNEPKQKISMFKRKRIKIAQYLLSLDDIQYGILRMHKYKIGFCYINNPFYSSFIKMLAVTKLDYTIEPQLNRTDYHHKKNTQKAIIKQ, encoded by the coding sequence ATGGAAAATTATCAAATAACCTTGTCAGAAACTATTCTTTCAAAAGCACAGTCAGGTGAAGATACATCTGCGTTACGGAGAGAATTGTATTATATCAGACGTAGTACTTTATATAAAAAATTGTACACGGATGAATTAAAAAAAATGTTTTGGGTAAATTTATTTAACGCGTATGTTATCATTATTTCGAATGAGCCCAAACAAAAAATCTCGATGTTCAAACGCAAAAGGATCAAAATTGCACAATATCTTTTGTCGTTAGATGACATTCAATACGGGATTTTGAGAATGCATAAATATAAAATAGGCTTTTGCTATATAAATAATCCTTTTTATTCCAGTTTTATAAAAATGCTGGCGGTGACTAAGTTAGACTATACCATAGAGCCCCAATTGAATAGAACGGATTATCATCATAAAAAGAATACCCAAAAAGCAATAATTAAGCAATAG